The following proteins come from a genomic window of Streptomyces sp. NBC_00539:
- a CDS encoding DedA family protein — MHIQEWLETIPAVSVYLLVGLVIGLESLGVPLPGEIILVSAALLASQQGHIDPVVLGSCAIAGAIVGDSIGYAIGRRGGKPLLERLGRRFPKHFGPQHVALAERSFEKWGMWAVFFGRFVALLRIFAGPLAGVLRMPYWKFLIANVLGGILWAGGTTAVIYTVGIVAEPWLKRFSWLALVAALLIGLAVTLVLRVRMRKAAAAAREAENEPAAAPAPASVSD; from the coding sequence GTGCACATCCAGGAATGGCTGGAGACGATCCCGGCGGTCAGCGTCTATCTCCTGGTGGGGCTGGTCATCGGGCTGGAGAGCCTGGGCGTTCCGCTGCCCGGTGAGATCATCCTGGTCAGCGCCGCCCTGCTGGCGTCACAGCAGGGGCACATCGACCCGGTCGTGCTGGGGTCGTGCGCCATCGCGGGTGCCATCGTCGGCGACTCCATCGGGTACGCGATCGGGCGGCGGGGCGGCAAGCCGCTGCTGGAGCGGCTCGGCCGGCGCTTCCCCAAGCACTTCGGGCCGCAGCACGTGGCCCTGGCGGAACGCTCCTTCGAGAAGTGGGGCATGTGGGCCGTCTTCTTCGGGCGGTTCGTGGCCCTGCTGAGGATCTTCGCCGGACCGCTGGCCGGCGTGCTGCGCATGCCGTACTGGAAGTTCCTGATCGCCAACGTGCTCGGCGGGATCCTCTGGGCGGGCGGTACGACCGCCGTCATCTACACCGTCGGGATCGTCGCCGAGCCGTGGCTCAAGCGGTTCTCGTGGCTGGCGCTGGTGGCGGCCCTGCTGATCGGCCTCGCGGTGACCCTGGTGCTGCGCGTGCGGATGCGCAAGGCGGCGGCCGCGGCACGCGAGGCCGAGAACGAGCCCGCTGCCGCTCCGGCCCCGGCGTCGGTCTCGGACTGA
- a CDS encoding gamma carbonic anhydrase family protein, with translation MTQQAARALVAGVGGKQPAVDPSAFTAPTSVVVGDVTLGARSSIWYSAVLRADCGPIALGADSNVQDNCTVHVDPGFPVTIGERVSIGHNAVVHGCTVEDDCLIGMGATVLNGAVIGAGSLVAAQALVPQGMVVPPGSLVAGVPAKVRRELTQEEREGIRVNAQMYTRLADQHRASVGPQE, from the coding sequence ATGACACAGCAGGCGGCCCGGGCACTCGTGGCGGGCGTGGGCGGCAAGCAGCCGGCCGTCGATCCGTCGGCCTTCACCGCGCCCACCTCCGTGGTGGTGGGCGACGTCACCCTCGGCGCCCGCTCCAGCATCTGGTACTCGGCGGTGCTGCGCGCCGACTGCGGTCCGATCGCCCTGGGCGCCGACAGCAACGTGCAGGACAACTGCACCGTCCATGTGGACCCCGGGTTCCCGGTCACCATCGGGGAGCGCGTCTCCATCGGCCACAACGCCGTCGTGCACGGCTGCACCGTCGAGGACGACTGTCTGATCGGCATGGGCGCGACCGTGCTGAACGGCGCGGTGATCGGCGCCGGTTCGCTGGTGGCGGCGCAGGCGCTGGTCCCGCAGGGCATGGTGGTCCCGCCCGGCTCGTTGGTCGCGGGGGTACCCGCCAAGGTGCGGCGGGAGCTGACGCAGGAGGAGCGCGAGGGCATCCGGGTCAACGCACAGATGTACACCCGGCTCGCCGACCAGCACCGCGCCTCGGTGGGCCCGCAGGAGTAG
- a CDS encoding acyltransferase: MPKNQNTFSSLRRRVANRVVQAGWRWMQQAGAVTAETPGRLRFGAIGDGTRLAFPQGTVFGEQWIRLGEHCIIAEQVTLTAGMMPDLDLGPDPVLVLGNGVVLGRGSHVIADTRISIGDDTFCGPGVYITSTNHSYDDPHEPVGRQWPRSSPVEIGPGCWLGTGAVILPGARLGRNVVVAAGAVVRGEVPDHAVVAGAPARIVRRWEPETGWQPPLRTPAPVPIADGITPEQLRGLAALAAAEAEAEAGQLSPDPA; this comes from the coding sequence GTGCCGAAGAACCAGAACACGTTCTCATCCCTGCGCCGCCGCGTGGCCAACCGCGTCGTCCAGGCCGGGTGGCGCTGGATGCAACAGGCCGGCGCCGTGACCGCCGAGACGCCCGGCCGGCTGCGCTTCGGCGCCATCGGGGACGGGACCCGGCTCGCCTTCCCGCAGGGCACCGTATTCGGTGAGCAGTGGATCCGGCTCGGCGAACACTGCATCATCGCCGAGCAGGTCACCTTGACGGCCGGGATGATGCCCGACCTGGACCTCGGCCCGGACCCGGTGCTCGTGCTCGGCAACGGGGTGGTCCTCGGCCGCGGCAGCCACGTGATAGCCGACACCCGGATCAGCATCGGCGACGACACCTTCTGCGGACCGGGCGTGTACATCACCTCCACCAATCACAGCTACGACGACCCGCACGAGCCGGTCGGCAGGCAGTGGCCCCGCAGTTCGCCGGTGGAGATCGGCCCGGGCTGCTGGCTGGGCACCGGGGCCGTGATCCTGCCCGGGGCGCGGCTGGGCCGCAACGTCGTCGTGGCGGCGGGGGCCGTCGTGCGGGGCGAGGTACCCGACCACGCGGTGGTGGCGGGGGCCCCGGCGCGCATCGTGCGGCGGTGGGAGCCCGAGACGGGCTGGCAGCCGCCGCTGCGCACCCCGGCGCCGGTCCCGATCGCGGACGGCATCACTCCGGAGCAACTGCGCGGCCTGGCCGCGCTGGCGGCGGCCGAGGCCGAGGCCGAGGCCGGTCAGCTCAGCCCGGACCCGGCCTAA
- a CDS encoding DMT family transporter: MTVIFALATALLWGLADFGGGLLTRRIPALTVVVVSQVVAVVVLGSVVLVTGAWREAGPQLWFAVAAGLVGPVAMLSFYKALALGPMGVVSPLGSLGVIVPVGAGLALGERPGPGQFAGIAVAVLGIILAGGPELRGAPVQRRAVLLTLLAAFGFGAVMALISEASHTVTGLFLALFVQRVTNVAAGGTALWVQVRRGTPALAQGSGARLLGGLLPALAFVGLADVAANGTYSVAAQSGPVTVAAVLSSLYPVVTALAAFAVLKERLRTVQAAGAGLALAGTVLLAAG; encoded by the coding sequence ATGACCGTCATCTTCGCCCTGGCGACAGCCCTGCTGTGGGGCCTCGCCGATTTCGGCGGCGGGCTGCTGACGCGCCGCATACCGGCGCTGACCGTGGTGGTGGTCTCGCAGGTCGTCGCCGTCGTGGTGCTCGGTTCCGTGGTCCTCGTCACCGGGGCCTGGCGGGAGGCGGGGCCGCAGCTGTGGTTCGCGGTCGCCGCCGGGCTCGTCGGTCCGGTCGCGATGCTCAGCTTCTACAAGGCGCTGGCCCTCGGCCCGATGGGCGTGGTGTCCCCGCTCGGCTCGCTCGGCGTGATCGTCCCCGTCGGGGCCGGGCTGGCACTGGGCGAGCGCCCGGGCCCCGGGCAGTTCGCCGGGATCGCGGTGGCCGTCCTCGGGATCATCCTGGCCGGCGGCCCGGAACTGCGCGGAGCCCCGGTACAGCGCCGGGCCGTCCTGCTCACCCTGCTCGCGGCCTTCGGCTTCGGCGCGGTGATGGCCCTGATCTCCGAGGCCTCGCACACGGTCACGGGGCTCTTCCTGGCCCTGTTCGTGCAGCGCGTGACCAACGTGGCCGCGGGCGGCACGGCCCTGTGGGTCCAGGTGCGGCGGGGAACTCCCGCACTTGCGCAGGGCAGCGGCGCGCGGCTCCTGGGGGGGCTCCTGCCGGCGCTGGCCTTCGTGGGTCTCGCGGACGTCGCGGCGAACGGCACGTACTCCGTCGCCGCGCAGAGCGGCCCGGTCACGGTGGCCGCCGTGCTCTCCTCGCTCTACCCGGTGGTCACCGCGCTCGCCGCCTTCGCCGTCCTCAAGGAGCGCCTGCGTACGGTCCAGGCCGCCGGCGCCGGCCTCGCCCTCGCGGGCACCGTCCTGCTCGCCGCCGGTTAG
- a CDS encoding XRE family transcriptional regulator, with the protein MSDLEQLTQALGRNLRRWRGERGFTLEALAARAGVSRGMIIQIEQARTNPSVGTTVKLADALGVSITTLLDRDRGPRVHVVEPGQGVRMWSTAGGSGATMLLGDDRRGPLEVWAYRLEPGEGTGSDPHPAGTLEMLHVTAGRLTLTVDGEPYEVPQGGAVSFEANVPHEYRNEGAEPMEMTMAVSIPPVSGHEQPPSH; encoded by the coding sequence GTGTCGGACCTGGAACAGCTCACTCAGGCGCTCGGCCGGAACCTCCGGCGCTGGCGCGGTGAACGCGGTTTCACCCTCGAAGCGCTGGCGGCGCGGGCGGGCGTGAGCCGGGGGATGATCATCCAGATCGAGCAGGCCCGGACGAACCCCAGCGTCGGCACCACGGTCAAGCTGGCCGACGCCCTCGGCGTCAGCATCACCACCCTGCTGGACCGCGACCGCGGCCCGCGGGTGCACGTGGTGGAGCCCGGTCAGGGGGTGCGGATGTGGTCCACGGCCGGCGGCAGCGGTGCGACCATGCTGCTCGGCGACGACCGGCGCGGCCCGCTGGAGGTGTGGGCGTACCGGCTGGAGCCCGGCGAGGGCACCGGGTCGGACCCGCACCCGGCCGGGACCCTGGAGATGCTGCACGTCACGGCCGGACGGCTCACCCTCACCGTCGACGGCGAACCCTACGAGGTGCCGCAGGGCGGGGCGGTCTCCTTCGAGGCGAACGTCCCGCACGAGTACCGCAACGAAGGCGCGGAGCCGATGGAGATGACGATGGCGGTCTCGATCCCGCCGGTCAGCGGGCACGAGCAGCCGCCCTCGCACTGA
- a CDS encoding CoA-binding protein → MYGDQETIRRILTEAGDTWAVVGLSNNERRAAYGVARVLQRFGKRVVPVHPKAETVHGEPGYASLADIPFAVDVVDVFVNSSLAGAVADEAVAVGASAVWFQLGVIDEAAWARTREAGLLMVMDRCPAIEIPAL, encoded by the coding sequence GTGTACGGCGACCAGGAGACCATCCGCAGGATCCTCACCGAAGCCGGGGACACCTGGGCCGTGGTGGGCCTGTCCAACAACGAGCGGCGGGCGGCCTACGGGGTGGCGCGGGTGCTCCAGCGGTTCGGGAAGCGGGTGGTTCCCGTACATCCCAAGGCGGAGACGGTGCACGGCGAGCCCGGGTACGCCTCGCTGGCGGACATCCCGTTCGCGGTCGACGTGGTCGACGTCTTCGTCAACAGCTCCCTCGCCGGAGCGGTCGCCGACGAGGCGGTGGCGGTCGGCGCGAGCGCCGTCTGGTTCCAGCTCGGGGTGATCGACGAGGCGGCCTGGGCGCGGACGCGCGAGGCGGGTCTGCTGATGGTGATGGACCGCTGCCCCGCCATCGAGATCCCCGCCCTGTAG
- a CDS encoding DUF3887 domain-containing protein, producing the protein MFLLPGKDTTRGGTRRRLLLLAPAVLLASQAVLPIGGRVAGVTQAHAAEHAAVPAAVTVAARPDYEQLALDTLGEVTRGDFTAVSARFDEALRGQATAEFLAKSWNDYQKTFGRFESHGDPKQVASGNGNVVDVPLHMAKQPGTFRVTFNTDGQIVGLFFLRTGVPVP; encoded by the coding sequence ATGTTTTTGCTTCCCGGCAAGGACACGACGCGCGGCGGAACGCGGCGGCGGCTCCTCCTCCTGGCGCCCGCGGTCCTACTGGCTTCCCAAGCGGTCCTGCCGATCGGCGGTCGAGTTGCGGGTGTGACCCAGGCCCACGCCGCCGAGCACGCCGCGGTCCCGGCCGCGGTGACGGTTGCGGCTCGGCCCGATTACGAGCAGCTCGCCCTCGACACCCTCGGCGAAGTGACACGGGGCGACTTCACCGCCGTCTCGGCCCGCTTCGACGAAGCCCTTCGCGGACAGGCCACTGCGGAGTTCCTCGCGAAGTCCTGGAACGACTACCAGAAGACGTTCGGTCGCTTCGAGTCGCACGGGGACCCGAAACAGGTCGCGTCCGGCAATGGGAACGTGGTCGATGTCCCGCTGCACATGGCGAAGCAGCCGGGGACTTTCCGCGTCACCTTCAACACGGACGGACAGATCGTGGGCCTGTTCTTCCTGCGCACGGGAGTTCCGGTCCCGTAG
- a CDS encoding YigZ family protein, which produces MKADQYVTVAREGVHEAEINRSRFLCSLAPAATEQEAQEFIARVRKEHPTATHNCFAYVIGADASVQKASDDGEPGGTAGVPMLQMLTRRDIRYAVAVVTRYYGGVKLGAGGLIRAYGGVVGEALDALGTVTRRRYRLATVTVDHQRADKTQNDLRSTGRTVVDLRYGSAVEIEVALPEADLPAFEAWLADSTAGSATLTLGGETYAP; this is translated from the coding sequence GTGAAGGCAGACCAGTACGTGACGGTGGCCCGGGAGGGCGTGCACGAGGCGGAGATCAACCGCTCGAGGTTCCTGTGCTCGCTCGCGCCCGCCGCGACGGAGCAGGAGGCCCAGGAGTTCATCGCGCGCGTCCGCAAGGAGCACCCCACCGCCACCCACAACTGCTTCGCCTACGTGATCGGCGCCGACGCCTCCGTCCAGAAGGCCAGTGACGACGGCGAGCCCGGCGGCACCGCAGGGGTGCCGATGCTGCAGATGCTGACGCGGCGCGACATCCGGTACGCCGTCGCCGTGGTCACCCGCTACTACGGCGGGGTCAAGCTCGGCGCGGGCGGGCTGATCAGGGCCTACGGAGGGGTGGTCGGCGAAGCGCTCGACGCGCTCGGCACCGTCACCCGGCGCCGCTACCGGCTGGCCACCGTCACCGTCGACCACCAGCGGGCCGACAAGACCCAAAACGACCTGCGCTCCACCGGCCGGACCGTCGTCGACCTGCGCTACGGCTCCGCCGTGGAGATCGAGGTCGCCCTTCCGGAAGCCGACCTCCCCGCCTTCGAGGCCTGGCTGGCCGACAGCACCGCGGGCAGCGCCACCCTCACCCTGGGCGGAGAGACGTACGCGCCCTGA
- a CDS encoding exonuclease SbcCD subunit D: MKFLHTSDWHLGRSFHRVNVLGAQAAFIDHLVATVEEHRVDAVLVAGDVYDRAVPPLAAVELYDRALHRLAALGVPTVMISGNHDSARRLGVGAGLIEGAGIFLRTDPAGCADPVVLADVHGDVALYGLPYLEPALVKEALGAPKVSHEAVLGAAMDRVRADLADRAPGTRSIVLAHAFVTGGQASDSERDITVGGVEAVPAAVFDGVDYAALGHLHGCQKINERVRYSGSPLAYSFSEADHRKTMWLVELGPAGELVTTERIDTPVPRALGRLRGRLEELLEDPALDAHEDRWIEATLTDPVRPQDPMARLAARFPHVLSLAFDPEGREEDGAASYAQRLRGRTDQEIAEDFVAHVRGGGHADDDERAVLRGAFDDVRTRAVVQETLR, translated from the coding sequence GTGAAGTTTCTGCACACCTCCGACTGGCACCTCGGGCGGTCCTTCCACCGCGTCAACGTGCTCGGCGCCCAGGCCGCCTTCATCGACCACCTCGTCGCGACCGTCGAAGAGCACCGGGTCGACGCCGTCCTCGTCGCCGGGGACGTCTACGACCGGGCCGTGCCCCCGCTGGCCGCCGTCGAACTGTACGACCGGGCCCTGCACCGGCTCGCCGCCCTCGGCGTGCCCACGGTGATGATCTCCGGGAACCACGACTCCGCCCGCCGTCTGGGGGTCGGGGCCGGGCTGATCGAGGGGGCCGGGATATTCCTCAGGACCGATCCCGCCGGCTGTGCGGACCCCGTGGTGCTGGCCGACGTACACGGGGATGTGGCGTTGTACGGGCTGCCCTATCTGGAGCCGGCCCTGGTGAAGGAGGCCCTCGGCGCGCCGAAGGTCAGCCACGAAGCGGTGCTGGGCGCGGCCATGGACCGGGTGCGCGCCGACCTGGCCGACCGGGCCCCCGGGACCCGTTCCATCGTCCTCGCCCACGCCTTCGTCACCGGCGGACAGGCCAGCGACAGCGAGCGCGACATCACCGTCGGCGGAGTGGAGGCCGTGCCCGCGGCCGTCTTCGACGGGGTCGACTACGCCGCCCTCGGCCACCTCCACGGCTGCCAGAAGATCAACGAACGGGTGCGCTACTCGGGTTCCCCGCTCGCCTACTCCTTCTCCGAGGCCGACCACCGCAAGACGATGTGGCTGGTCGAACTCGGGCCGGCCGGGGAACTCGTCACCACCGAACGGATCGACACCCCCGTACCGCGCGCCCTCGGGCGCCTGCGCGGGCGGCTGGAGGAGTTGCTGGAGGACCCGGCCCTCGACGCCCACGAGGACCGCTGGATCGAAGCCACCCTCACCGACCCCGTCCGGCCCCAGGACCCCATGGCCCGCCTCGCCGCCCGCTTCCCGCACGTCCTGAGCCTCGCCTTCGACCCCGAAGGCCGCGAGGAGGACGGCGCGGCCTCCTACGCGCAGCGCCTGAGGGGCCGCACCGACCAGGAGATCGCCGAGGACTTCGTCGCGCACGTCCGCGGCGGCGGCCACGCCGACGACGACGAACGGGCCGTGCTGCGCGGCGCCTTCGACGACGTACGCACCCGGGCCGTGGTCCAGGAGACCCTCCGATGA
- a CDS encoding SMC family ATPase yields the protein MRLHRLQVTAFGPFAEPQEIDFDALSGAGIFLLHGPTGAGKTSVLDAVCFALYGAVPGSRLPHLTSLRSDHAAPGTATEVTLELTAGGRRLEITRRPEQDRPKKRGSGTTKDRAQSRLRERVDGVWQGLSRSHQEIGEEIEQLLGMSREQFCQVVLLPQGEFAQFLRAGAEARGRLLGRLFDTRRFAAVETLLAERRRAAEAKVRAGDEKVLGVAQRIAQAAGDSADLRGWPMPRHQPGEPGLADAVRAWAAVARCAARERLTVAEYALAAVESRYAAARRAAEEARELDRLQRRHAETARRAALLEAAAPERERVRALLDRARRGALVAPALELRGAAAAAHLTAAHAQTLALAELPPALAEAGAEQLAATEQRLREELGAVGAAQRAEQRSAGISRERATLDRESRDDEEQRQESAEWLARWEGTRAELAGRVEAAQQAATLAEQLAARLEPARLHLNAARRRDALAADAEVADAALLRLREESAAAREDWLELKEARLSGIAAELAAALVAGEPCKVCGSAEHPLPARPAPGHVDRAAEDAAHARFEQAEERRGAAERKLAAVREAEAEAAAAARDATTAELLALTSDLSARHAAAHADAAGLHTARERLARAEREYAARSADRLDAERRAAARASRREALDREQAALEAELALVRGDAPSVAARARVLEDRVRIVTAAAAALRRADATAARLKEADDQLADAAFKAGFDTTGAAADAVLPEYERTALQHRLDAWQAEEAMLADRHAEHDTTAAAALPPADPQGAEEYAAAAAAKLREAGSAVDAARVSCAELDRLSQRADQELRALGPLREEYDRVARLAGLTAGTSADNERKMRLESYVLAARLEQVAAAATVRLLRMSGGRYTLVHSDARAGGRGRSGLGLHVVDAWTGTERDTATLSGGETFFASLALALGLADVVTDEAGGMRLDTLFIDEGFGSLDDQALDEVLDVLDSLRERDRSVGIVSHVADLRTRVQAQLEVVKQRGGSVVRHRVGSPAG from the coding sequence ATGAGGCTGCACCGGCTCCAGGTCACCGCCTTCGGGCCGTTCGCCGAGCCCCAGGAGATCGACTTCGACGCCCTCTCCGGCGCCGGGATCTTCCTGCTCCACGGACCCACCGGAGCGGGCAAGACCTCCGTCCTCGACGCCGTCTGCTTCGCGCTCTACGGGGCCGTGCCCGGCTCCCGCCTCCCCCACCTCACCAGCCTGCGCAGCGACCACGCCGCCCCCGGCACCGCGACCGAAGTCACCCTCGAACTCACCGCGGGCGGACGCCGCCTGGAGATCACCCGGCGGCCCGAGCAGGACCGGCCCAAGAAGCGCGGCAGCGGCACGACCAAGGACCGCGCCCAGAGCCGGCTGCGCGAACGCGTCGACGGCGTCTGGCAGGGGCTCAGCCGCTCCCACCAGGAGATCGGCGAGGAGATCGAGCAGCTGCTCGGCATGAGCCGCGAACAGTTCTGCCAGGTCGTGCTCTTGCCGCAGGGCGAGTTCGCCCAGTTCCTGCGCGCCGGCGCCGAAGCCCGCGGGCGGCTCCTCGGGCGCCTCTTCGACACCCGCCGCTTCGCCGCCGTCGAGACCCTGCTCGCCGAGCGGCGCCGGGCGGCCGAGGCCAAGGTGCGGGCCGGCGACGAGAAGGTGCTCGGTGTCGCCCAGCGCATCGCCCAGGCCGCGGGCGACAGCGCCGACCTGCGCGGCTGGCCGATGCCCCGCCACCAGCCGGGCGAACCCGGACTCGCCGACGCCGTCCGTGCCTGGGCGGCCGTCGCCCGCTGCGCCGCCCGGGAGCGGCTCACCGTCGCGGAGTACGCGCTGGCCGCCGTGGAGAGCCGGTACGCGGCCGCCCGGCGGGCCGCCGAGGAGGCGCGGGAACTCGACCGGTTGCAGCGCCGTCACGCGGAGACCGCCCGCCGGGCCGCCCTGCTCGAAGCCGCCGCGCCTGAAAGGGAGCGGGTGCGCGCCCTGCTCGACCGGGCCCGCCGGGGAGCCCTCGTGGCCCCCGCCCTGGAACTGCGCGGGGCCGCCGCCGCCGCGCACCTGACCGCCGCCCACGCGCAGACGCTCGCCCTCGCCGAACTCCCGCCCGCCCTCGCCGAAGCCGGAGCCGAGCAGCTCGCCGCCACCGAGCAGCGGCTGCGTGAGGAACTCGGCGCCGTCGGAGCCGCCCAGCGGGCCGAGCAGCGCAGCGCCGGGATCAGCCGCGAGCGCGCCACGCTGGACCGGGAGTCCCGCGACGACGAGGAGCAGCGTCAGGAGTCCGCCGAGTGGCTCGCCCGCTGGGAGGGCACCCGCGCCGAGCTGGCCGGCCGGGTGGAAGCCGCCCAGCAGGCCGCCACCCTCGCCGAACAGCTCGCGGCCCGGCTGGAGCCCGCACGGCTGCACCTGAACGCCGCCCGGCGGCGCGACGCCCTCGCCGCCGACGCCGAAGTCGCCGACGCCGCACTGCTGCGGCTGCGCGAGGAGTCCGCCGCCGCGCGGGAGGACTGGCTGGAGCTGAAGGAGGCCCGGCTCAGCGGGATCGCCGCCGAACTGGCCGCCGCCCTGGTGGCGGGGGAGCCCTGCAAGGTGTGCGGGTCGGCGGAGCACCCGCTCCCCGCGCGTCCGGCCCCCGGACACGTCGACCGGGCCGCCGAGGACGCCGCCCACGCCCGCTTCGAGCAGGCCGAGGAGCGGCGCGGCGCCGCCGAACGGAAGCTGGCCGCGGTCCGGGAGGCCGAGGCCGAAGCCGCGGCCGCCGCCAGGGACGCCACCACCGCCGAACTCCTCGCGCTGACCTCCGACCTGAGCGCCCGCCACGCCGCCGCCCACGCGGATGCGGCAGGGCTGCACACCGCCCGGGAGCGGCTGGCCCGCGCCGAGCGCGAGTACGCCGCGCGCAGCGCCGACCGGCTCGACGCCGAACGCCGGGCCGCCGCCAGGGCCTCGCGACGGGAGGCCCTGGACCGGGAACAGGCCGCGCTGGAGGCCGAGCTGGCCCTCGTGCGGGGCGACGCGCCCAGTGTCGCGGCCCGGGCCAGGGTGCTGGAGGACCGGGTCCGGATCGTCACCGCGGCCGCCGCCGCGCTGCGCCGCGCCGACGCCACCGCCGCCCGGCTCAAGGAGGCCGACGACCAGCTGGCCGACGCGGCGTTCAAGGCCGGGTTCGACACCACCGGGGCGGCGGCCGACGCGGTGCTGCCGGAGTACGAACGCACCGCCCTCCAGCACAGGTTGGACGCCTGGCAGGCCGAGGAAGCCATGCTGGCCGACCGGCACGCCGAGCACGACACCACGGCGGCGGCCGCGCTCCCGCCCGCCGATCCGCAAGGCGCCGAGGAGTACGCGGCCGCGGCGGCGGCGAAACTGAGGGAAGCCGGCTCGGCCGTCGACGCCGCCCGCGTCAGCTGCGCCGAACTGGACCGGCTCTCACAGCGGGCGGACCAGGAACTGCGCGCCCTGGGCCCGTTGCGCGAGGAGTACGACCGGGTGGCCCGGCTGGCCGGACTCACCGCGGGCACCTCCGCCGACAACGAGCGCAAGATGCGACTGGAGTCGTACGTACTGGCCGCGCGCCTGGAGCAGGTCGCGGCCGCGGCGACGGTACGGCTGCTGCGCATGTCCGGCGGCCGCTACACCCTGGTCCACTCCGACGCGCGGGCGGGCGGCCGGGGCCGCTCCGGCCTCGGGCTGCACGTCGTGGACGCCTGGACGGGAACCGAGCGGGACACCGCCACCCTGTCCGGCGGTGAGACCTTCTTCGCCTCGCTCGCCCTCGCGCTGGGACTGGCCGACGTGGTGACCGACGAGGCGGGCGGCATGCGCCTCGACACCCTCTTCATCGACGAGGGCTTCGGCAGCCTCGACGACCAGGCCCTGGACGAGGTGCTCGACGTACTGGACTCCCTGCGCGAACGGGACCGCAGCGTCGGCATCGTGAGCCACGTCGCCGACCTGCGGACCCGGGTCCAGGCCCAGCTGGAGGTCGTCAAGCAGCGCGGCGGCTCGGTGGTGCGCCACCGGGTGGGGAGTCCGGCGGGCTGA
- a CDS encoding Lrp/AsnC family transcriptional regulator — MSDHSPDATDWRILQALQADGRASFADLARTVSMSASAVTERVRRLEEAGVITGYTAVVDPEKLGKSILALIRLRYPHGNYKPFHDLLEAAPEILEAHHVTGDDCFVLKVAARSMSHLEEVAGRISGLGPVTTSIVYSSPLPRRPLSP; from the coding sequence ATGAGCGACCATTCCCCCGACGCCACCGACTGGCGGATCTTGCAGGCCCTCCAGGCCGACGGTCGCGCCAGCTTCGCGGATCTGGCCCGTACCGTCTCGATGTCCGCCAGCGCCGTCACCGAACGCGTGCGGCGGCTGGAGGAAGCCGGCGTCATCACCGGCTACACCGCCGTGGTGGACCCGGAGAAGCTCGGCAAGTCCATCCTCGCGCTGATCCGGCTGCGCTACCCGCACGGCAACTACAAGCCGTTCCACGACCTGTTGGAGGCGGCCCCCGAGATCCTGGAGGCGCACCACGTGACCGGTGACGACTGCTTCGTCCTCAAGGTCGCGGCACGCTCGATGTCGCACCTGGAGGAGGTCGCCGGCCGGATCTCCGGCCTCGGCCCGGTCACCACCAGCATCGTCTACTCCTCTCCGCTCCCCCGCAGGCCGCTGAGTCCGTGA
- a CDS encoding rhodanese-like domain-containing protein translates to MTTTQVQPTATAAPASTAAPANPVLRVPPASPAAAAAYFSASLAFHADVSDVAAAFKTHREQGAELGFQLIDSRSTPSWDQARVPGAIHLPTALIPEQAERLLDKDVPVVTYCWGPGCNGATRSALALAELGFRVKEMLGGIEYWIREGFEVETWQGSEQRAVADPLTAPTDSDDCGC, encoded by the coding sequence ATGACGACGACCCAGGTCCAGCCCACCGCAACCGCAGCCCCTGCCTCCACTGCAGCCCCCGCCAACCCCGTGCTCCGGGTGCCCCCGGCCAGTCCGGCCGCGGCCGCCGCCTACTTCTCGGCGAGCCTCGCCTTCCACGCGGACGTGTCCGACGTCGCCGCCGCCTTCAAGACCCACCGGGAGCAGGGCGCCGAACTGGGCTTCCAGCTCATCGACTCCCGCTCCACGCCCTCCTGGGACCAGGCCCGCGTGCCCGGTGCGATCCACCTGCCCACCGCGCTCATCCCCGAGCAGGCCGAGCGGCTCCTGGACAAGGACGTCCCGGTGGTGACGTACTGCTGGGGGCCCGGCTGCAACGGCGCCACCCGCTCCGCCCTGGCCCTCGCCGAACTGGGCTTCCGGGTCAAGGAGATGCTCGGCGGCATCGAGTACTGGATCCGCGAGGGCTTCGAGGTCGAGACCTGGCAGGGCAGCGAGCAGCGCGCCGTCGCCGACCCGCTGACCGCGCCGACCGACTCCGACGACTGCGGCTGCTGA